A single region of the Gorilla gorilla gorilla isolate KB3781 chromosome 1, NHGRI_mGorGor1-v2.1_pri, whole genome shotgun sequence genome encodes:
- the CD53 gene encoding leukocyte surface antigen CD53, with the protein MGMSSLKLLKYVLFFFNLLFWICGCCILGFGIYLLIHNNFGVLFHNLPSLTLGNVFVIVGSIIMVVAFLGCMGSIKENKCLLMSFFILLLIILLAEVTLAILLFVYEQKLNEYVAKGLTDSIHRYHSDNSTKAAWDSIQSFLQCCGINGTSDWTSGPPASCPSDRKVEGCYAKARLWFHSNFLYIGIITICVCVIEVLGMSFALTLNCQIDKTSQTIGL; encoded by the exons ATGGGCATGAGTAGCTTGAAATTGCTGAAGTATGTCCTGTTTTTCTTCAACTTGCTCTTTTGG ATCTGTGGCTGCTGCATTTTGGGCTTTGGGATCTACCTGCTGATCCACAACAACTTCGGAGTGCTCTTCCATAACCTCCCCTCCCTCACGCTGGGCAATGTGTTTGTCATCGTGGGCTCTATTATCATGGTAGTTGCCTTCCTGGGCTGCATGGGCTCTATCAAGGAAAACAAGTGTCTGCTTATGTCG TTCTTCATCCTGCTGCTGATTATCCTCCTTGCTGAGGTGACCTTGGCCATCCTGCTCTTTGTATATGAACAGAAG CTGAATGAGTATGTGGCTAAGGGTCTGACCGACAGCATCCACCGTTACCACTCAGACAATAGCACCAAGGCAGCGTGGGACTCCATCCAGTCATTT CTGCAGTGTTGTGGTATAAATGGCACGAGTGACTGGACCAGTGGCCCACCAGCATCTTGCCCCTCAGATCGAAAAGTGGAG GGTTGCTATGCGAAAGCAAGACTGTGGTTTCATTCCAATTTCCTGTATATCGGAATCATCACCATCTGTGTATGTGTGATTGAG GTGTTGGGGATGTCCTTTGCACTGACCCTGAACTGCCAGATTGACAAAACCAGCCAGACCATAGGGCTATGA